A portion of the Faecalibacterium sp. I3-3-89 genome contains these proteins:
- a CDS encoding ABC transporter permease, whose translation MKNNNKFRLDVWGAITLGTIALYALFLLYPMAYLIRQSVLDPDTGGFTLAYFTKFFSKSYYFETLINSFKVSITATVLSIAIGTPLAYLFTIFKIKGKGVLNILIVVASMSAPFIGAYSWILLLGRSGVITTFFKNLGIAIPDIYGFGGIVLVMTLQLFPLVFLYAKGALKNIDNSLIEAAENLGCSGIACFFKVVVPLIMPTLLAAALLVFMRSFADFGTPMLIGEGYRTFPVVLYTEFINEVGGSDGFAAAIAVIAIVITTLVFLVQKYVSNKNAFALNSMHPVEEREARKGINALVHLAVYLVVGIAILPQAYVIYTSFKNTQGKIFVDGYSLQSYQTAIGKLGRSIQNTIIIPLLALVVIVLLAVLIAYLVVRRRNALTNVVDILSMIPYIVPGTVLGIALLIGFNKPPLLISGTMLIMVVALIIRRLPYTIRSSVAILQQIPMSIEEAAISLGASKMKAFFRITVPMMASGIISGAILSWVTMISELSTAIILYTGKTKTLTVAIYTEVIRGNYGTAAALSTIMTILTVISLLAFSKLNGGKDISL comes from the coding sequence ATGAAAAACAATAATAAGTTCCGTCTTGATGTCTGGGGAGCCATTACGCTGGGGACCATCGCACTCTATGCACTGTTCCTGCTTTACCCGATGGCATACCTGATCCGCCAGTCTGTGCTGGACCCCGACACCGGCGGCTTCACGCTGGCTTATTTCACCAAGTTCTTCTCCAAGAGCTACTATTTCGAGACCCTGATCAACAGCTTCAAGGTGTCCATCACAGCGACGGTGCTCTCCATCGCTATTGGCACCCCGCTGGCCTACCTGTTCACGATCTTTAAGATCAAGGGCAAGGGCGTGCTGAACATCCTCATCGTGGTGGCATCCATGTCGGCCCCCTTCATCGGTGCCTACTCGTGGATCCTGCTGCTGGGCCGCAGCGGCGTCATCACCACCTTCTTCAAGAACCTCGGCATCGCCATCCCGGACATCTACGGCTTCGGCGGCATCGTGCTGGTCATGACGCTCCAGCTGTTCCCGCTGGTGTTCCTCTACGCCAAGGGTGCGCTGAAGAACATCGACAACTCCCTCATCGAGGCGGCTGAGAACCTCGGCTGCTCGGGCATTGCCTGCTTCTTCAAGGTAGTCGTGCCCCTTATCATGCCCACCCTGCTGGCCGCAGCTCTGCTGGTGTTCATGCGCTCCTTTGCAGACTTCGGCACCCCGATGCTCATCGGCGAGGGCTACCGCACCTTCCCCGTCGTCCTCTACACCGAGTTCATCAACGAGGTCGGCGGCAGCGACGGCTTTGCAGCCGCCATCGCCGTCATCGCCATCGTCATCACCACGCTGGTCTTCCTCGTCCAGAAGTACGTTTCCAACAAGAACGCCTTCGCGCTGAACAGTATGCACCCCGTGGAGGAGCGCGAGGCCCGCAAGGGCATCAACGCTCTGGTGCATCTGGCGGTCTACCTCGTGGTGGGCATCGCCATTCTGCCGCAGGCCTACGTCATCTACACCTCGTTCAAGAACACGCAGGGTAAGATCTTCGTGGACGGCTACTCACTGCAGAGCTACCAGACCGCCATCGGCAAGCTGGGCCGCAGCATCCAGAACACCATCATCATCCCCCTGCTGGCGCTTGTCGTCATCGTGCTGCTGGCTGTCCTCATCGCCTATCTGGTGGTGCGCCGCCGCAACGCCCTGACCAACGTGGTGGACATCCTCTCGATGATCCCCTACATCGTGCCCGGCACGGTCCTTGGCATCGCGCTGCTCATCGGCTTCAATAAGCCCCCGCTCCTCATCAGCGGCACCATGCTCATCATGGTGGTGGCCCTCATCATCCGGCGTCTGCCCTATACCATCCGCTCGTCGGTGGCCATTCTGCAGCAGATCCCCATGAGCATCGAGGAAGCCGCCATCTCGCTGGGTGCTTCGAAGATGAAGGCATTCTTCCGCATCACGGTGCCCATGATGGCATCCGGCATCATCTCCGGTGCTATCCTGAGCTGGGTCACGATGATCAGTGAGCTGTCCACCGCCATCATCCTGTATACCGGCAAGACCAAGACCCTGACGGTGGCCATCTACACCGAGGTCATCCGCGGCAACTACGGCACTGCAGCCGCATTGTCCACCATCATGACCATCCTGACCGTCATCTCCCTGCTGGCCTTCAGCAAGCTCAACGGCGGCAAGGACATCAGCCTTTAA
- a CDS encoding zinc ribbon domain-containing protein has product MNTKDILRQLRVQKGLSQDELAEKLYVTRQAVSRWETGETTPNVETLKLLSRFFDVSINTLLGTPRALVCQCCGMPLDDASLSRELDGAFNEDYCKWCYHDGTFQYESKEQLIDFCVEHMATETWPKEQVRAHMEAVVPLLKHWK; this is encoded by the coding sequence ATGAACACAAAAGACATTCTCCGACAGCTGCGGGTTCAGAAAGGGCTTTCGCAGGACGAACTAGCCGAAAAGCTCTACGTGACCCGGCAGGCGGTGTCCCGCTGGGAGACGGGCGAGACGACGCCGAACGTCGAAACGCTGAAACTGCTCTCGCGTTTTTTTGATGTCTCCATCAACACCCTGCTGGGCACTCCCCGGGCACTGGTCTGCCAGTGCTGCGGGATGCCACTGGACGATGCGAGCCTCAGCCGCGAGCTGGACGGCGCGTTCAACGAGGACTACTGCAAATGGTGCTACCACGACGGCACGTTCCAGTACGAAAGCAAGGAGCAGCTCATCGATTTCTGCGTCGAACACATGGCCACCGAAACTTGGCCCAAAGAGCAGGTTCGCGCCCACATGGAAGCGGTCGTTCCCCTACTCAAGCACTGGAAATAA
- a CDS encoding nuclear transport factor 2 family protein: protein MNEREKIIRLWFDMWIKKADLGIDNIFTDDVVYTESWSPKYENRKTVKHWFDEWNTRGSVLVWEIKQFFHQGNQTIVEWYFKSKMNNGNVEEFDGISLIVWTQDNKIKSLKEFGCNLHNYNPYRDSDIPVFREEKANWF, encoded by the coding sequence ATGAACGAGAGAGAAAAAATTATCCGATTATGGTTTGATATGTGGATTAAGAAAGCAGATTTAGGAATTGACAATATTTTTACAGATGATGTTGTATATACTGAGAGTTGGAGTCCTAAATATGAAAACCGCAAAACGGTAAAGCACTGGTTTGACGAATGGAATACACGCGGAAGTGTTCTTGTCTGGGAGATTAAGCAATTTTTTCATCAAGGCAATCAAACAATCGTGGAGTGGTATTTTAAAAGCAAAATGAATAATGGAAATGTTGAAGAATTTGACGGAATATCTTTAATTGTATGGACACAGGATAACAAAATAAAATCATTAAAAGAGTTTGGTTGCAATCTTCATAATTACAATCCATATCGAGATAGTGATATTCCCGTATTTCGAGAAGAAAAAGCAAATTGGTTTTGA
- the mscL gene encoding large conductance mechanosensitive channel protein MscL, producing MSEKKTSGIKKFFDEFKAFAMRGNVLDMAVGVVVGSAFTAIVNSLVNDIISPIIGLFFNADFSDVVIQIGDVGIGVGSFLNAVINFLIVAFVLFVTIKAINMLHKKPVEAPKEPTTKKCPYCQSDIAIKAVRCPHCTSKLEGFPEAKQ from the coding sequence ATGTCAGAAAAGAAAACCAGCGGCATCAAAAAGTTCTTTGATGAGTTCAAAGCCTTTGCCATGCGCGGCAATGTGCTCGATATGGCAGTCGGTGTGGTCGTCGGCTCGGCCTTCACCGCCATCGTCAACTCTCTGGTGAACGACATCATCTCCCCCATCATCGGCCTGTTCTTCAACGCCGATTTCTCGGATGTTGTCATCCAGATCGGCGATGTGGGCATCGGCGTGGGCTCCTTCCTCAACGCCGTTATCAACTTCCTCATCGTGGCCTTCGTGCTCTTCGTGACCATCAAGGCCATCAATATGCTGCACAAAAAGCCCGTGGAGGCCCCGAAGGAGCCTACCACCAAGAAGTGCCCCTACTGCCAGAGCGACATCGCCATCAAGGCCGTCCGCTGCCCCCACTGCACCTCAAAGCTCGAGGGTTTCCCCGAAGCAAAGCAGTGA